A window from Aliamphritea hakodatensis encodes these proteins:
- a CDS encoding lytic transglycosylase domain-containing protein, translated as MTAPVPAKILRHFLIGLLLACLLPLTAAAQEPAPDPLLRQALKDAFADSDSFDDRFDAEVWLTDMSGRTARYVDDELERIEILRTLHAEARRVELPPSLLMGLMHTESLFDRFAVSVVGAQGLMQIMPFWKKEIGREQDNLMNIQTNIRYGSTILKHYLERSKGNLTEALARYNGSYGKTWYPEKVFKNQKRYME; from the coding sequence GTGACTGCGCCTGTGCCCGCCAAAATACTCCGCCACTTTCTGATCGGCTTGCTACTCGCCTGCCTGCTCCCTCTGACCGCAGCGGCCCAGGAACCGGCACCAGACCCCCTGCTGCGTCAGGCACTTAAAGATGCCTTCGCCGACAGTGACAGTTTTGATGACCGCTTTGATGCAGAAGTCTGGCTGACGGATATGTCCGGCCGCACCGCCCGCTACGTCGATGACGAGCTGGAGCGGATTGAAATTCTGCGTACCCTCCACGCTGAAGCCCGCCGGGTAGAACTGCCTCCTTCGCTGCTGATGGGGCTGATGCATACCGAAAGCCTGTTCGACCGTTTTGCGGTATCCGTCGTCGGTGCTCAGGGGCTGATGCAGATCATGCCGTTCTGGAAGAAAGAAATTGGCCGCGAGCAGGATAACCTGATGAATATTCAGACCAACATCCGCTACGGCTCCACCATACTGAAGCATTATCTGGAACGCTCCAAAGGGAATCTCACCGAAGCACTTGCCCGCTACAACGGCAGCTATGGCAAAACCTGGTACCCGGAAAAAGTATTTAAAAATCAGAAACGTTACATGGAATAA
- a CDS encoding response regulator transcription factor: MQKHPGNVFIVDDDDDFRDSMQWLLESADLNVSSFASARDFLSNYKGEAGCMLLDVRMPEINGLALQQIMKERDIHLPIVVLSGHGDIPMAVTAMKNGALDFLEKPFDDEVLLPLVENALAHSTALFENQQQQQQIQDLHDSLSRREKQVMTLVVDGRANREIAEELGISPKTVEVHRSRVMSKMRAGSLPELVKQAEQLGLN, encoded by the coding sequence ATGCAGAAACACCCTGGCAACGTATTCATAGTGGACGACGATGATGACTTCCGTGATTCCATGCAATGGCTGCTGGAGAGTGCTGACCTGAACGTCAGCAGCTTCGCTTCGGCCCGGGATTTTCTGAGCAACTACAAAGGCGAAGCCGGCTGTATGCTGCTGGATGTCCGTATGCCGGAAATCAACGGCCTGGCCCTGCAGCAAATCATGAAGGAACGGGATATCCACCTGCCAATCGTGGTGCTGAGTGGCCATGGTGATATTCCGATGGCTGTTACCGCAATGAAAAACGGCGCGCTGGATTTTCTGGAAAAACCCTTCGACGACGAAGTACTGCTCCCACTGGTGGAAAATGCACTGGCCCACAGCACTGCCCTGTTCGAAAACCAGCAACAGCAGCAGCAGATTCAGGACCTGCACGACAGCCTGAGCCGCCGTGAAAAACAGGTCATGACACTGGTGGTCGACGGACGGGCTAACCGTGAAATTGCTGAAGAATTAGGCATCAGCCCAAAAACCGTGGAAGTTCACCGTTCCCGGGTAATGAGTAAGATGCGTGCCGGCAGTCTGCCGGAACTGGTTAAGCAGGCCGAGCAACTCGGCCTGAACTGA
- a CDS encoding proline--tRNA ligase, which translates to MRASQYLIATLKETPSDAEVISHQLMLRAGMVRKVAAGLYNWLPLGLRTLRKVERIVREEMDKSGAQEVLMPAIQPSELWQESGRWEQYGPELLRVRDRHDREFCVGPTHEEVITDLVRNEIQSYKQLPTNLYQIQTKFRDEVRPRFGIMRSREFIMKDAYSFHSSLESLQQTYDLMHSTYCKIFDRIGLDYRPVLADNGSIGGNSSHEFHVLASSGEDDIAFSTGSEFAANIEKAEALAPACERGVATQEMTLVDTPDAKTIAQLVEQHGLDIEKTVKTLFVVASEECEADFVALMVRGDHDLNEIKAEKLPEVAAPLVMAEEDSIRKLVGAGPGSLGPVNLPIPVIIDRTVEKMADFGAGANIEGKHYFGINWERDLPLPKVADIRNVVEGDPSPCGNGTISIKRGIEVGHIFQLGKKYAEAMNATVLDENGKAATLDMGCYGIGVTRVVAAAIEQNNDDKGIIWPEAIAPFTVAIVALKYEKSEAVQQQADALYESLTAAGVEVILDDRPKVSPGAKMADMELMGIPHRIVISDRGIGAGTYEYKARRDADKQEIAADQAEAFILNALSV; encoded by the coding sequence ATGCGCGCCAGTCAATATCTGATAGCCACACTGAAAGAAACCCCATCTGACGCCGAAGTCATCAGCCATCAGCTGATGCTGCGTGCCGGTATGGTTCGTAAAGTTGCTGCCGGTTTATATAACTGGTTACCCCTGGGCCTGCGGACTCTGCGCAAAGTTGAACGCATCGTGCGCGAAGAAATGGATAAATCCGGTGCACAGGAAGTACTGATGCCGGCAATTCAGCCATCTGAACTGTGGCAGGAATCCGGCCGCTGGGAACAGTACGGCCCTGAACTGCTGCGGGTAAGAGACCGTCACGACCGTGAATTCTGTGTGGGCCCGACCCACGAAGAAGTGATCACTGATCTGGTTCGCAACGAAATTCAGAGCTACAAGCAACTGCCGACGAACCTGTACCAGATCCAGACTAAATTCCGTGATGAAGTCCGTCCGCGCTTCGGCATTATGCGTTCCCGTGAATTCATCATGAAAGATGCATACTCATTCCACAGTTCACTGGAATCCCTGCAGCAGACCTATGATCTGATGCACAGTACCTACTGCAAAATTTTTGACCGCATCGGCCTGGATTACCGCCCTGTACTGGCTGACAACGGCTCAATCGGTGGTAACTCATCTCACGAATTCCACGTACTGGCCTCTTCCGGTGAAGACGATATTGCCTTCTCTACCGGCAGCGAATTCGCCGCCAACATTGAAAAGGCAGAAGCACTGGCCCCAGCCTGCGAACGCGGTGTTGCCACTCAGGAAATGACCCTGGTCGATACGCCTGATGCAAAAACCATTGCACAGCTGGTTGAACAGCACGGTCTGGACATTGAAAAAACCGTCAAGACCCTGTTTGTCGTTGCCTCTGAAGAATGCGAAGCAGATTTTGTCGCCCTGATGGTACGGGGCGATCACGACCTGAACGAAATCAAGGCCGAAAAACTGCCGGAAGTCGCTGCACCGCTGGTGATGGCCGAGGAAGACAGCATCCGTAAACTGGTCGGTGCCGGCCCGGGTTCTCTGGGCCCGGTAAATCTGCCAATTCCGGTCATCATTGACCGGACCGTTGAGAAAATGGCCGACTTCGGCGCCGGTGCCAACATTGAAGGCAAGCACTACTTCGGTATCAACTGGGAACGGGATCTGCCACTGCCTAAGGTCGCAGACATCCGTAACGTTGTTGAAGGTGATCCAAGCCCATGCGGTAACGGTACCATCAGCATTAAGCGCGGCATTGAAGTGGGCCACATTTTCCAGTTAGGCAAGAAATATGCTGAAGCCATGAACGCCACCGTGCTGGATGAAAACGGCAAAGCTGCGACGCTGGACATGGGCTGCTACGGCATTGGTGTTACCCGTGTAGTTGCTGCGGCAATTGAACAGAACAACGATGACAAAGGCATCATCTGGCCAGAAGCGATCGCACCGTTCACGGTTGCAATTGTGGCGCTGAAATACGAAAAATCAGAAGCGGTTCAGCAACAGGCAGATGCCCTGTATGAAAGCCTGACTGCCGCCGGCGTTGAAGTGATCCTGGATGACCGTCCTAAAGTCAGCCCGGGAGCGAAGATGGCCGATATGGAGCTGATGGGTATCCCGCACCGCATCGTCATTTCAGACCGCGGTATCGGCGCAGGTACCTATGAGTACAAAGCCCGCCGTGATGCCGACAAACAGGAAATCGCTGCAGATCAGGCAGAAGCCTTTATTCTCAACGCCCTGTCTGTCTGA
- a CDS encoding acyl-CoA dehydrogenase family protein has product MDLSLTEEQLMIQETARRFADAELAPHAAELDLTKDYSRLAANCRKLAELGFMGLNIQSEYGGSEAGTVAFSLAITEVARCCAATAVTMSVTNMVAEVIQAMGTAAQKQQYLPGLCSGGFTAGSFCLTESGAGSDPASMRSRAETVAGGWRLSGTKQWITSAELAGVFVVWAVTDPEAPKGKGISCFLIPADADGISIAPAEKKMGQHGSPTNEVHFDNCFVPADALLGKLNDGFRIAVGELAGGRIGIGSLALGIGLAAMEYASAYLLERQQFGKPLADFQGLQWMLADCMTELEAARLLLMSAAWQKDSGQAFSKQASMAKLFSSEKANHACYTALQMLGGYGYMQEYPLERLSRDVRITTIYEGTSEVQRIIIARDLLKEAASQQV; this is encoded by the coding sequence ATGGATTTAAGTCTTACTGAAGAACAGCTCATGATTCAGGAAACCGCCCGGCGCTTTGCCGACGCTGAACTGGCGCCCCACGCCGCTGAACTGGATCTGACAAAAGATTACAGCAGACTGGCTGCTAACTGTCGCAAGCTCGCAGAGCTGGGGTTTATGGGACTCAATATTCAGAGTGAATACGGCGGCAGTGAAGCGGGAACCGTTGCGTTCAGTCTGGCCATTACTGAAGTTGCCCGCTGTTGCGCTGCGACTGCCGTTACCATGTCGGTAACCAATATGGTCGCTGAGGTTATTCAGGCGATGGGGACCGCCGCACAGAAGCAGCAGTACTTGCCCGGCCTGTGCAGTGGTGGTTTTACCGCCGGCAGTTTTTGCCTGACAGAATCCGGGGCCGGTTCCGATCCGGCCAGCATGCGCAGCCGGGCGGAAACCGTTGCGGGCGGCTGGCGTCTCAGCGGCACCAAACAGTGGATTACCAGTGCTGAACTGGCCGGGGTTTTTGTGGTGTGGGCAGTGACTGATCCCGAAGCACCCAAAGGGAAGGGCATCAGCTGTTTTCTGATACCTGCAGATGCTGATGGCATCAGTATTGCCCCGGCGGAAAAGAAAATGGGCCAGCACGGCTCGCCCACCAATGAAGTGCATTTTGATAATTGTTTTGTGCCTGCAGATGCTTTGCTGGGCAAGCTCAATGACGGTTTTCGCATTGCCGTGGGCGAGCTGGCTGGCGGGCGTATCGGCATTGGTTCGCTGGCACTGGGCATTGGTCTGGCGGCAATGGAATATGCGTCTGCTTATTTGCTGGAGCGGCAGCAGTTTGGCAAGCCGCTGGCGGATTTTCAGGGGTTGCAGTGGATGCTGGCGGACTGCATGACAGAGCTGGAAGCGGCAAGGTTGCTGTTAATGAGTGCCGCCTGGCAGAAGGATAGCGGCCAGGCATTTTCTAAGCAGGCGTCGATGGCCAAACTATTCAGCAGTGAGAAGGCCAATCATGCCTGTTATACCGCATTACAGATGCTGGGTGGTTATGGCTATATGCAGGAGTATCCGCTGGAGCGGCTCAGCCGTGACGTGCGGATCACCACTATCTACGAAGGGACCAGTGAGGTTCAGCGCATCATCATCGCCAGAGATTTGCTGAAGGAGGCTGCTTCACAGCAGGTCTGA
- a CDS encoding DUF3087 family protein, which produces MQLQEIDKARYSKHFKMVFVAVAVVLLVIALAVSTLLIYFLTDGDGSHFWLNLAGVAVAALVAGSLLRHYRQHPFMFEVMYVWDLKQVLNKIYRKQKQIKAAMAEGNTDAMQIMNFSYKGSRQLYLLDNNTLTMDELNKSVAELDALAESFCVSLDTVRFSPAMLDAF; this is translated from the coding sequence ATGCAGTTACAGGAAATTGATAAAGCACGTTACAGCAAGCATTTTAAAATGGTCTTTGTGGCGGTGGCAGTTGTCCTGCTGGTGATTGCGCTGGCGGTGTCGACATTACTGATTTATTTCCTGACCGACGGCGATGGCAGTCATTTCTGGCTGAACCTGGCCGGGGTAGCGGTTGCCGCACTGGTCGCCGGCAGCCTGCTGCGCCATTATCGCCAGCATCCGTTTATGTTTGAAGTGATGTATGTCTGGGACCTGAAGCAGGTACTGAATAAGATTTACCGTAAACAGAAACAGATTAAAGCGGCGATGGCTGAGGGGAATACGGATGCGATGCAGATTATGAATTTCAGTTATAAGGGCTCCAGGCAGCTGTACCTGCTGGATAATAATACCCTGACCATGGATGAGCTGAATAAGTCAGTGGCTGAGCTGGATGCGCTGGCTGAAAGTTTCTGTGTGTCACTGGATACCGTACGTTTCAGCCCGGCCATGCTGGATGCATTCTGA
- a CDS encoding PaaI family thioesterase, giving the protein MQPVMSIADLNGFLTEHFPQGERFGVLTGLGDGWAEMTLQVGDEHLRPGGTVSGPVMMALADVAMYAALLGQIGMVALAVTTNLNINFMQKPLPDCDLVARCQIMKLGKRLAVGEVWIRSAGSEDVVAHSTLTYSIPERT; this is encoded by the coding sequence GTGCAGCCAGTAATGTCGATTGCAGATTTAAACGGTTTTCTGACCGAGCATTTTCCCCAGGGCGAGCGCTTCGGTGTGCTGACCGGGCTGGGGGATGGCTGGGCGGAAATGACCCTGCAGGTGGGCGATGAACACCTGCGCCCGGGTGGCACGGTGTCCGGTCCGGTAATGATGGCGCTGGCGGATGTGGCCATGTACGCCGCTTTGCTTGGCCAGATCGGCATGGTGGCGCTGGCGGTAACCACCAATCTGAATATTAATTTTATGCAGAAACCCCTGCCGGACTGTGATCTGGTGGCCCGTTGCCAGATCATGAAACTGGGTAAACGGCTGGCCGTGGGGGAAGTCTGGATTCGTTCCGCCGGTTCTGAGGATGTGGTGGCCCACAGTACCCTGACCTATTCGATACCGGAGCGTACATGA
- a CDS encoding antibiotic biosynthesis monooxygenase family protein: MYIAMNRFKIALGREQEFIGIWRNRDSQLHSVDGFESFSLIQGESNETYTLMASHVIWRDKAAFDAWLKSDAFKQAHANAGKSRPEGLYLGPPQFEGFSSVL; this comes from the coding sequence ATGTATATTGCGATGAACCGTTTCAAAATCGCCTTAGGCAGAGAACAGGAATTTATCGGCATCTGGCGCAACCGTGACAGCCAGCTGCACAGCGTTGACGGCTTTGAATCTTTCAGCCTGATACAGGGTGAAAGCAATGAAACCTATACCCTGATGGCATCACACGTCATCTGGCGCGACAAGGCAGCCTTTGATGCCTGGCTGAAATCCGACGCCTTTAAACAGGCCCATGCCAACGCCGGCAAAAGCCGCCCGGAAGGCCTGTACCTGGGGCCGCCTCAGTTTGAAGGTTTCAGCAGCGTACTCTGA
- a CDS encoding AMP-binding protein: MENYGAFYGDFSADKVETQLIGNLKDGFNVCSEICDRWADEDRIALYYEGVNRPASQHSFAELQARAAQFANFLAAQGIGRGDRVACMLPRTPELLVVVLGVLRAGAVYQPLFTAFGSGAIEYRLTRAETRLVVTDGENRHKFDTVNACPPVLLVNRDGAATEYQQDMDFKQQLEQQSDAFTPVVIGADEPFLQMFTSGTVGKAKGVAVPARALLSFHVYMRYAIGLRADDKYWNVADPGWAYGLYYAVVGPLLLGNATHFNEHGFTPETTYAMLRKYAITNLAAAPTAYRMLMAHDDVLDGEQPFNLRVASSAGEPLNPEVIGWVGRRLGCPVMDHYGQTETGMTACNHHELEQRVVRIGSMGFSMPGHRVVALNPNLQEIGEGEVGELAIDMEKSPLFFFPGYTWGEKNPFRGKYYLTGDVVVSHGDDSYSFNGRDDDIITTAGYRVGPADVESTLLEHEAVAESGVVGKPDSERGAILKAYVVIKAGFEPDENLIAQLKTLVRERLSTHAFPREIEFVADLPKTPSGKIQRFILRNRAKEEADALTV, translated from the coding sequence ATGGAAAACTATGGGGCATTTTACGGTGATTTCAGTGCGGACAAAGTTGAAACGCAACTGATCGGTAATTTAAAAGACGGTTTTAATGTCTGCAGTGAAATATGTGATCGCTGGGCAGATGAAGACCGGATTGCGCTGTATTACGAAGGCGTTAACCGGCCTGCCTCGCAGCACAGCTTTGCAGAATTACAGGCGAGGGCGGCGCAGTTTGCCAATTTTCTTGCCGCACAGGGCATTGGCCGTGGCGACCGGGTGGCCTGTATGTTACCCCGCACGCCGGAGTTGCTGGTGGTTGTGCTGGGTGTTTTGCGGGCGGGGGCGGTTTATCAGCCATTGTTTACTGCTTTTGGCAGTGGTGCGATTGAATACCGTCTGACCCGGGCAGAAACCAGGCTGGTGGTGACTGACGGGGAAAACCGGCATAAATTTGATACCGTGAATGCCTGCCCCCCGGTATTGCTGGTTAACCGTGACGGAGCTGCTACCGAATATCAGCAGGATATGGATTTTAAGCAGCAGCTGGAGCAGCAAAGTGATGCGTTTACGCCGGTTGTGATCGGCGCGGATGAGCCGTTTTTACAGATGTTTACCTCCGGCACTGTCGGTAAGGCGAAAGGGGTGGCGGTCCCGGCCAGAGCATTACTGTCGTTTCATGTGTATATGCGTTACGCCATTGGTTTGCGCGCTGATGATAAATACTGGAATGTGGCTGATCCGGGCTGGGCGTATGGTTTGTATTATGCGGTTGTCGGGCCATTGCTGCTGGGCAATGCGACACACTTTAATGAGCATGGTTTTACCCCGGAAACCACCTACGCAATGCTGCGTAAATATGCGATTACCAATCTGGCCGCAGCCCCGACCGCATACCGGATGCTGATGGCTCATGATGATGTGCTGGATGGCGAACAGCCATTTAATCTGCGGGTGGCCAGCAGTGCCGGTGAACCGCTCAATCCGGAGGTGATCGGCTGGGTTGGCCGACGGCTGGGGTGTCCGGTCATGGATCATTACGGACAGACTGAAACCGGCATGACAGCCTGCAACCACCACGAGCTGGAGCAGAGGGTGGTGCGCATTGGCTCGATGGGCTTTTCGATGCCCGGTCACCGGGTGGTGGCGCTGAATCCGAATTTGCAGGAAATCGGTGAAGGGGAGGTGGGAGAACTGGCCATCGATATGGAAAAGTCACCACTGTTCTTTTTCCCCGGCTATACCTGGGGGGAAAAGAACCCGTTCCGGGGCAAGTATTATCTCACCGGAGATGTAGTGGTCAGCCATGGGGATGACAGCTATTCCTTTAATGGCCGGGATGATGACATTATTACCACTGCCGGTTACCGGGTGGGCCCGGCGGATGTTGAAAGCACGTTGCTGGAACATGAAGCGGTGGCTGAAAGTGGGGTTGTCGGTAAGCCTGACTCGGAACGCGGCGCCATCCTGAAGGCCTATGTGGTGATAAAGGCCGGTTTTGAGCCGGATGAAAATCTGATCGCGCAACTGAAAACCCTGGTGCGTGAGCGGTTATCGACCCATGCATTCCCCCGGGAAATCGAGTTTGTCGCGGATTTGCCGAAAACTCCAAGTGGCAAAATTCAGCGGTTTATTTTGCGTAACCGGGCCAAAGAAGAGGCGGATGCCCTGACGGTTTAA
- a CDS encoding DUF523 domain-containing protein produces MQAQHNKILISACLLGNKVRYDGRDNLLDHPVIHRWQEEGRMVPVCPEIAGGLPTPRAPAEILNKFPLHIVTDDGEDVTPEFLAGAEHSVKLARQQGCCCALLKSRSPSCGNVEIYDGHFNGTIVPGSGATADELMRNGVPVFNERQLDQLIDFMENFDNDAAENLPHRA; encoded by the coding sequence ATGCAAGCACAACACAATAAGATCCTTATCAGCGCCTGCCTGCTGGGCAATAAAGTCAGATACGACGGACGGGATAACCTGCTGGACCACCCGGTTATTCATCGCTGGCAGGAAGAAGGCCGGATGGTACCGGTCTGCCCTGAAATCGCCGGCGGCTTACCGACTCCCCGGGCACCTGCGGAAATTCTCAACAAATTCCCACTGCACATCGTGACGGACGACGGCGAAGACGTAACGCCGGAATTCCTTGCCGGTGCTGAGCATTCCGTGAAGCTGGCCCGCCAACAGGGTTGCTGCTGCGCATTACTTAAGTCGCGTAGCCCTTCATGCGGTAATGTGGAAATTTATGACGGTCATTTTAACGGCACGATCGTGCCCGGCTCCGGCGCAACCGCCGATGAGCTGATGCGCAACGGCGTGCCGGTTTTCAATGAACGACAGCTGGATCAGCTGATCGATTTTATGGAAAACTTTGATAACGACGCCGCAGAGAATCTTCCCCACCGCGCCTGA
- a CDS encoding alpha/beta fold hydrolase encodes MSEYLSAERRQHYYAAALSWQEGYLIPETGGQIHYIHGRHGGDHHPDKPVLVLLHEALGHLDMWKDFPSRLALATGLDVFAYERQGYGRSGVPDDVRPDDYLQREALQRLGPVLDAAGLKSVILVGHSDGGSIAFMGAAELPGRVQAIVTMAAHVRVDPLTRRGVLAARRLYQETDLPERLARYHGEYTDQLFWLWNDTWLRDSFQGLDLSGWLSRVECPALIMQGVEDQYGEPAQVDEICHGINRRGSGDGAVQAEALMLEDCRHIPHLEATDACVAVISGFLTRRISSGRVARPA; translated from the coding sequence ATGAGTGAGTATCTGAGCGCAGAACGGCGGCAGCATTATTATGCAGCTGCGCTGAGCTGGCAGGAAGGGTATCTGATCCCGGAAACGGGGGGGCAGATTCATTATATTCACGGTCGCCACGGCGGTGATCATCACCCGGATAAGCCGGTGCTGGTGCTATTGCATGAAGCACTGGGGCACCTGGATATGTGGAAAGACTTTCCTTCCCGGCTGGCGCTGGCCACCGGGCTGGACGTGTTTGCGTATGAGCGTCAGGGCTATGGGAGGTCAGGCGTGCCGGATGATGTTCGTCCTGATGATTACCTGCAGCGTGAAGCCCTGCAAAGGCTCGGGCCGGTGCTGGATGCGGCCGGGCTGAAGTCGGTGATACTGGTAGGGCACAGTGATGGAGGTTCGATTGCCTTTATGGGGGCTGCAGAGTTGCCGGGCAGGGTGCAGGCTATCGTCACGATGGCTGCCCATGTACGGGTGGACCCGCTGACCCGGCGCGGGGTTTTAGCGGCCCGCAGGCTGTATCAGGAAACCGATTTGCCGGAACGTCTGGCCCGTTATCACGGGGAATATACTGACCAGCTTTTCTGGCTGTGGAATGACACCTGGCTGCGGGACTCTTTTCAGGGGCTGGATCTGAGTGGCTGGCTGAGCCGGGTTGAATGCCCCGCGCTGATTATGCAGGGGGTTGAAGATCAGTACGGCGAGCCGGCCCAGGTTGACGAGATCTGTCACGGCATTAACCGCAGAGGCAGCGGTGACGGCGCGGTTCAGGCTGAAGCACTGATGCTGGAAGACTGCCGTCATATCCCCCATCTGGAAGCCACTGATGCCTGTGTGGCAGTGATCAGTGGCTTTTTAACGCGCCGGATCAGTTCAGGCCGAGTTGCTCGGCCTGCTTAA
- a CDS encoding ABC transporter ATP-binding protein produces MDTHHDAGNNLNLRLRLQGITKQYPGCLANDRINLAIEPGEIHALLGENGAGKSTLMKIIYGVTKPDAGQVYWQGNPVTIKDPATARRMGIGMVFQHFSLFETLTVTENIALALGEDAGDLKALADKIRTVSQRYGMELNPERHIHSLSVGERQRVEIVRCLVQDIQLLILDEPTSVLTPQEVETLFVTLRQLAEEGCSILFISHKLKEVQDLCHSATILRAGQVTGDCIPAEAGATNMARMMVGDDTPISTDYPKAEGNDVFLKVHGLSQVTDDPFGINLKNVDFEVRSGEILGVAGVAGNGQEELLAALSGETLEARADEILFAGEPVGRLDPKQRRQRGLGFVPEERLGRGAVPEMSLKDNGLLTGFLQGLVGNGFINRQATSKFADKIINDFNVKTPNQHTAAQSLSGGNLQKFIIGREILQNPKLLVAAHPTWGVDIGAATAIHEALIRLRDAGAAILVISEDIDELFLISDRLCAICNGEVSPSKPTQQTSIEEVGRWMTGIFDTDPQAVPQESV; encoded by the coding sequence ATGGACACGCACCATGATGCCGGCAACAACCTGAATTTACGGTTGCGACTGCAGGGGATTACCAAGCAATATCCCGGCTGTCTGGCCAATGACCGGATCAATCTGGCAATCGAACCCGGCGAAATCCACGCCCTGCTGGGTGAGAACGGCGCCGGTAAAAGCACCCTGATGAAGATCATATATGGCGTCACCAAACCCGATGCCGGTCAGGTCTACTGGCAGGGAAACCCGGTCACCATAAAAGACCCGGCCACCGCCCGACGTATGGGTATCGGCATGGTTTTCCAGCACTTCTCACTGTTTGAAACCCTGACGGTTACCGAGAACATCGCCCTTGCACTGGGTGAAGATGCCGGTGACCTTAAAGCACTTGCCGACAAGATCCGCACGGTTTCACAGCGTTACGGTATGGAACTCAACCCTGAACGACATATACATTCGCTGTCGGTGGGTGAACGCCAGCGGGTAGAGATCGTTCGCTGCCTGGTACAGGACATCCAGCTGCTGATTCTGGATGAACCCACCTCGGTACTGACCCCGCAGGAAGTGGAAACGCTATTTGTCACCCTGCGCCAGCTGGCCGAAGAAGGCTGTAGCATTCTGTTCATCAGTCACAAACTCAAAGAAGTTCAGGACCTGTGCCACAGCGCAACCATATTACGTGCCGGGCAGGTTACCGGTGACTGCATTCCTGCCGAAGCAGGTGCCACTAACATGGCTCGCATGATGGTGGGTGATGACACCCCTATCAGCACGGATTACCCGAAAGCTGAAGGCAATGATGTCTTCCTTAAGGTGCATGGTTTATCACAGGTGACGGATGACCCTTTTGGCATCAACCTGAAAAACGTTGATTTTGAAGTCCGCAGCGGTGAAATTCTCGGGGTTGCCGGCGTTGCCGGTAATGGCCAGGAAGAACTGCTGGCTGCACTCAGCGGAGAAACACTGGAAGCACGGGCCGACGAAATCCTGTTTGCCGGCGAACCGGTTGGCCGCCTTGATCCGAAACAGCGCCGCCAGCGGGGCCTCGGCTTTGTGCCTGAAGAGCGCCTTGGCCGCGGTGCCGTACCGGAAATGAGCCTGAAGGATAACGGTTTGCTGACCGGCTTTTTACAGGGGCTGGTCGGAAACGGATTCATTAACCGTCAGGCCACCAGTAAATTCGCCGACAAAATCATTAATGACTTCAACGTAAAAACCCCGAATCAGCACACCGCTGCACAAAGCCTTTCCGGGGGTAATCTTCAGAAATTTATCATTGGCAGGGAAATCCTTCAGAACCCGAAACTGCTGGTTGCTGCCCATCCAACCTGGGGCGTGGATATCGGTGCTGCCACCGCCATCCATGAAGCGCTGATCCGGTTACGGGATGCAGGTGCCGCCATTCTGGTCATATCAGAAGACATTGATGAGCTGTTCCTGATCAGTGACCGGTTATGCGCCATCTGCAACGGTGAAGTCTCACCCTCTAAGCCCACTCAGCAAACCAGTATTGAAGAAGTGGGCCGCTGGATGACCGGCATTTTTGACACTGACCCCCAGGCTGTACCACAGGAGTCCGTATGA